A section of the Cololabis saira isolate AMF1-May2022 chromosome 6, fColSai1.1, whole genome shotgun sequence genome encodes:
- the cd302 gene encoding CD302 antigen, whose product MESRTKSPLLIFVLVFCGHLQLGRTGDCPADGRTWVPDEDKCYHFVHGKEDLIKSYTFDRAKSLCQGFKLLTIQSAKENDFVIHYSPEVWKNNVNIWLGMYYDADSGGMRWLNEKPVTYTNWEYSSGQSDLMPMDTCVVLHSSSGKWENVSCTDEVENGVVCEAVQEPEKAKHKPSALLSALIILSVVAIVGVSAVIWFVHQKHNLGSTVLTAFEYHPPFRVLENDESCLVETEETDSMP is encoded by the exons ATGGAGTCACGGACCAAAAGTCCTTTACTAATCTTTGTCCTAGTCTTCTGTGGTCACCTGCAGCTGGGTCGTACGGGAG attGCCCTGCAGATGGACGCACCTGGGTACCCGATGAGGACAAATGTTACCACTTTGTCCACGGGAAAGAAGACCTTATCAAAAGTTACACCTTTGACAGAGCAAAGTCCCTCTGCCAGGGCTTTA agCTTCTGACTATCCAGAGTGCTAAGGAAAATGACTTTGTCATTCATTATAGCCCAGAAGTGTGGAAAAACAATGTCAACATCTGGCTCGGGATGTATTATGACGCAGACA GTGGAGGTATGAGATGGTTAAATGAGAAGCCTGTAACGTACACGAACTGGGAGTACAGCTCCGGTCAGTCAGACCTCATGCCCATGGATACATGTGTGGTTCTGCACAGCAGCTCGGGAAAGTGGGAAAACGTCAGTTGCACAGATGAAGTGGAGAATGGGGTCGTCTGCGAGGCCGTTCAGG AGCCAGAGAAAGCCAAACACA AGCCTAGTGCGCTGCTGTCCGCCCTGATCATTCTCAGCGTGGTGGCTATCGTGGGAGTCTCTGCGGTGATTTGGTTTGTGCACCAGAAGCACAATCTTGGCTCCACCGTCCTCACAGCGTTCGAGTACCACCCTCCGTTCCGAGTCCTGGAGAATGACGAGTCCTGTCTGGTGGAGACTGAGGAGACTGACAGCATGCCGTAG